From a region of the Flavobacterium branchiarum genome:
- a CDS encoding aminoacyl-histidine dipeptidase translates to MSQEIRNLEPKALWNKFADLNAVPRPSKKEERVIEFMKNFGTSLGLETFEDEIRNVIIRKPATPGMENRKAIVLQGHLDMVHQKNADTVFDFDTQGIDMYVDGDWVRARGTTLGADNGLGVATIMAILESKDIPHPAIEALFTIDEETGMTGALNLKGGILQGQILLNLDTEEDDEIDIGCAGGIDVTATRTYNEEEVPEGSVGHIITVKGLKGGHSGMDIHKGLGNANKIMNRLLFDAFENFGLQVVEINGGSLRNAIPRESVAKVIISEMFDEAYIFDMQEIINDIKTEYKTTEPNLTIEIVKCDLPEKVMDLGVQEGIIRAIYAAHNGVYRMSADMDDLVETSNNVARVIVKDGEIKIGCLTRSSVETSKFDLANALRSAFELVGCEVELSGSYPGWTPNVNSEILDVLVGIYEKQNNEKPKVVACHAGLECGILGTNYPDMDMISFGPTIHGAHSPDERASISSAQKYWKFVLEILSNIPVK, encoded by the coding sequence ATGAGTCAAGAAATAAGAAATTTAGAACCAAAAGCACTTTGGAATAAGTTTGCTGATTTGAATGCGGTACCGCGTCCATCGAAGAAAGAAGAGCGTGTTATTGAGTTCATGAAAAACTTCGGAACTAGTTTAGGATTAGAAACTTTTGAGGATGAAATTCGTAATGTAATTATTCGCAAGCCAGCTACTCCGGGAATGGAAAATCGTAAAGCAATCGTTTTGCAAGGCCACTTGGACATGGTGCACCAAAAAAATGCAGATACGGTTTTTGATTTTGACACACAGGGAATTGATATGTATGTTGATGGGGATTGGGTTCGCGCTAGAGGAACTACACTAGGTGCGGATAATGGACTTGGAGTTGCAACGATAATGGCTATTTTAGAAAGTAAAGATATTCCGCATCCAGCAATCGAAGCTTTGTTTACAATTGATGAAGAAACTGGAATGACAGGGGCGTTAAACTTAAAAGGAGGTATTCTTCAAGGTCAGATTTTATTGAATTTAGATACTGAAGAAGATGATGAAATTGATATAGGTTGCGCAGGAGGTATTGATGTAACAGCTACAAGAACGTATAATGAAGAAGAAGTTCCAGAAGGATCTGTTGGACACATTATCACTGTAAAAGGTCTTAAAGGTGGTCACTCAGGAATGGATATTCATAAAGGTTTGGGGAATGCCAACAAAATTATGAACCGTTTGTTGTTTGATGCTTTTGAAAATTTCGGATTACAAGTAGTTGAGATAAACGGTGGAAGTTTGCGTAATGCGATTCCAAGAGAAAGTGTAGCGAAAGTAATCATATCAGAGATGTTTGATGAAGCTTACATTTTTGATATGCAGGAAATCATCAATGATATTAAAACGGAGTATAAAACTACTGAGCCAAATCTTACGATAGAAATCGTTAAATGCGATTTGCCTGAAAAAGTAATGGATTTAGGGGTTCAAGAAGGTATTATTCGCGCTATTTATGCTGCTCATAATGGAGTTTACAGAATGAGTGCTGATATGGACGACTTAGTTGAAACTTCAAATAATGTTGCTCGTGTTATAGTAAAAGATGGTGAAATTAAGATTGGATGTTTAACACGTTCTTCTGTTGAAACATCTAAATTTGACTTGGCTAACGCATTGCGTTCTGCTTTTGAATTAGTAGGTTGTGAAGTAGAACTTTCTGGAAGTTACCCAGGTTGGACTCCAAATGTAAACTCAGAGATATTAGATGTTTTAGTTGGAATCTATGAAAAACAAAATAATGAAAAACCAAAAGTTGTGGCTTGTCACGCTGGTTTAGAATGTGGTATTTTAGGAACTAATTATCCTGATATGGATATGATTTCTTTTGGTCCAACAATTCACGGAGCACATTCACCAGATGAAAGAGCGAGTATCTCTTCAGCTCAAAAATATTGGAAATTTGTTTTAGAAATTCTAAGCAACATTCCAGTTAAATAA
- a CDS encoding DUF3810 domain-containing protein, translating into MKSKYILPLFLLLQIIFLKIIPFYPEFVEKYYSTGLYLKIASFSRITFGRIPFSIGDCIYFILIVLFIKWIWTKRKSWRLLWKDNLLTALSFLSVFYFLFHFLWAFNYYRVPLFEKMGIQREYSDGDLLDFTKKLITKTNSIQYQITKNNNLKVKSPYSQEQLFKMNLNGYYNLATEHPYFTYSHLSVKKSLFSLPLTYMGFGGYLNPFTNEAQVNDLGPLYSFPMTANHEMAHQMGYASESECNFIGFLASIKNDNLHIQYSGYSMALRYCLGIIRAKDEKLFNQIVKTVHPGILNNYKESQDFWKQYETFIEVGFHIFYDNFLKMNQQKDGMDSYSRFVDLMINYYKEKEL; encoded by the coding sequence GTGAAATCAAAATATATTCTTCCCTTATTTTTACTACTCCAAATCATTTTCTTAAAGATCATCCCTTTTTACCCTGAATTTGTAGAAAAATACTACAGTACTGGTCTGTATTTAAAAATTGCTTCTTTTTCAAGGATTACATTTGGGCGAATTCCGTTTTCTATAGGCGATTGCATTTACTTCATCTTAATAGTATTGTTTATTAAGTGGATTTGGACTAAACGAAAGTCATGGAGGCTATTATGGAAGGATAACCTCTTAACTGCCTTAAGTTTTCTTTCGGTATTTTATTTTTTATTCCATTTCTTATGGGCTTTTAATTATTACCGAGTGCCTTTATTTGAAAAAATGGGAATTCAAAGAGAATATTCTGATGGAGACTTATTAGATTTTACAAAAAAATTAATCACCAAAACGAATTCCATTCAATACCAAATAACTAAAAACAACAACCTAAAAGTTAAATCTCCTTATTCGCAAGAACAACTTTTTAAAATGAATTTAAACGGGTATTACAATCTCGCAACCGAACATCCTTATTTTACCTATTCACATTTAAGTGTAAAAAAATCACTTTTCAGCCTTCCTCTTACCTATATGGGATTTGGTGGTTATCTAAATCCATTTACTAATGAAGCTCAAGTAAATGATCTTGGTCCGTTGTATAGTTTTCCGATGACTGCAAACCATGAAATGGCACATCAAATGGGATATGCAAGCGAAAGCGAATGCAATTTTATAGGATTCTTAGCTTCTATAAAAAATGACAATTTACATATTCAATATTCAGGCTATAGCATGGCTTTACGCTATTGTTTAGGAATTATAAGAGCAAAAGATGAAAAATTATTTAATCAAATAGTGAAAACTGTTCATCCTGGAATTCTAAATAACTATAAAGAAAGCCAAGATTTCTGGAAGCAATATGAAACATTTATTGAGGTTGGTTTTCATATTTTTTATGACAATTTCTTGAAAATGAATCAGCAAAAAGATGGCATGGATAGCTATAGTCGATTTGTTGATTTAATGATTAATTACTACAAAGAGAAAGAGCTATAA
- a CDS encoding RNA polymerase sigma factor: MNDNLEHSFVVQLQANQNIIHKICRLYTANQDAHKDLFQEITIQLWKAYPKFRGDSKFSTWTYRVALNTAITLYRKTKRSIATVEFENHQHFIKEVDYNYEEEEQIKLMYKAVYQLNDIEKALIFMYLEDKDYQEIAETLGISEVNARVKMNRIKGKLKKILNP, translated from the coding sequence ATGAACGATAATTTAGAACATTCATTTGTTGTGCAATTGCAGGCAAACCAGAATATAATCCACAAGATTTGTAGATTATATACTGCAAACCAAGATGCTCACAAGGATTTGTTTCAAGAAATTACGATTCAGTTATGGAAAGCATATCCAAAATTTAGAGGTGATAGCAAATTTTCTACTTGGACTTATCGAGTCGCGCTAAATACCGCTATTACGTTATATCGAAAAACAAAACGTTCGATAGCTACTGTAGAGTTTGAAAATCACCAGCATTTTATAAAAGAAGTTGATTACAACTATGAAGAAGAGGAACAAATTAAGTTAATGTACAAAGCCGTTTACCAACTAAACGATATCGAAAAAGCATTGATTTTCATGTATCTAGAAGATAAAGATTATCAAGAAATTGCAGAAACTTTGGGGATTAGTGAAGTAAATGCACGAGTGAAAATGAATAGAATTAAAGGGAAACTTAAAAAAATATTAAATCCTTAA
- a CDS encoding lysophospholipid acyltransferase family protein produces MGLFKRNPFGHILFIKKWLIRIFGAITHRRYRGFNELQIEGSEIIRNLPDTNVLFISNHQTYFADVVAMFHVFNASLSGRADNIKNVGYLWQPKMNIYYVAAKETMRSGLLPRIMAYVGAISVERTWRAKGVDVTEKRDVNPNDTENIKIALNDGWVITFPQGTTKSFKPVRKGTAHIIKEHRPIVVPIVIDGFRRSFDKKGLRMKKKGILQSFIIKEPLDIDYDNDTIDEIVEKVEYAIEQHPSFLKVISAEDLKLEEELNKMRRWGY; encoded by the coding sequence ATGGGATTGTTTAAGAGAAATCCTTTTGGTCATATACTATTTATAAAAAAATGGTTAATTCGAATATTTGGTGCAATTACACACAGACGTTATCGAGGTTTTAACGAATTGCAAATCGAGGGTTCAGAAATCATAAGAAATTTACCAGATACTAATGTTCTTTTTATATCCAATCATCAGACTTACTTTGCTGATGTTGTAGCTATGTTTCATGTTTTTAACGCAAGTTTGAGTGGAAGAGCAGATAATATAAAAAATGTAGGTTACTTATGGCAACCTAAAATGAATATTTATTATGTTGCCGCTAAAGAGACTATGAGATCTGGCTTGTTGCCTAGAATTATGGCTTATGTTGGAGCAATAAGCGTAGAACGTACTTGGAGAGCTAAAGGTGTAGATGTTACTGAAAAAAGAGATGTAAATCCTAATGATACCGAAAATATAAAAATTGCTCTTAATGATGGATGGGTAATTACGTTTCCGCAAGGAACAACGAAGTCATTTAAGCCAGTTCGTAAAGGAACAGCGCACATTATAAAAGAACACAGACCAATAGTTGTTCCAATTGTAATCGATGGCTTCCGTAGATCTTTTGATAAAAAAGGATTACGAATGAAAAAGAAAGGAATATTACAGTCATTTATAATCAAAGAACCACTTGATATTGATTATGATAATGATACAATTGATGAAATTGTCGAAAAAGTAGAATACGCTATTGAACAACATCCTTCATTTTTAAAAGTTATTTCAGCTGAAGACCTAAAATTAGAAGAAGAATTGAACAAAATGCGTAGATGGGGATATTAG
- a CDS encoding NUDIX hydrolase, with protein sequence MNFQNVLHYVPNLVAVSLPAEVAHYKMAPLERMEVVKNIESKGITPRVAAVMMLLYPKNEIAHLVLIVRNAYNGVHSSQIAFPGGKYEQDDENYAYTALRETHEEIGVLPDKIEVIKAFTPTYIPPSNFVVHPFLGICKEEIYFRPDPREVADIIELPLSVFLDDEIVIETTLSTSYATNITVPAFKIENHIVWGATAMILSELKEVLKTNIVN encoded by the coding sequence ATGAATTTTCAAAACGTATTGCATTATGTTCCAAATCTTGTTGCAGTATCGCTTCCTGCGGAAGTAGCACATTATAAAATGGCTCCATTGGAACGAATGGAAGTTGTGAAAAATATTGAAAGTAAGGGGATTACTCCGAGAGTTGCTGCGGTTATGATGTTGCTTTATCCTAAAAATGAGATTGCTCATTTGGTTTTAATCGTGCGTAATGCCTATAATGGAGTGCATTCATCACAAATAGCATTTCCTGGAGGGAAATATGAGCAAGATGATGAGAATTATGCTTATACTGCATTGCGTGAAACACATGAAGAAATTGGCGTTTTGCCTGATAAAATTGAAGTTATAAAGGCATTTACACCGACCTATATTCCACCAAGTAATTTTGTAGTACATCCTTTTTTAGGGATTTGTAAAGAAGAGATTTATTTTCGACCAGATCCAAGAGAGGTTGCAGATATCATCGAGTTGCCACTTTCAGTTTTTTTAGATGATGAAATTGTTATCGAAACGACTTTGTCAACTTCGTATGCGACAAATATTACTGTGCCTGCTTTTAAAATAGAAAATCACATTGTATGGGGAGCAACTGCTATGATATTGAGTGAGTTAAAAGAAGTTTTGAAAACAAATATTGTAAATTAA
- a CDS encoding PCMD domain-containing protein, which yields MKNTFFYKTLIFILLLVATSCVNDTYFGKSDKNDIRYFTLQNQSGFSNINIKAKTISITINAETDLTKLAIDSVALSTFATLSPNKETSRDFTTPQTYTVTAENGDKATYTVTVIQEGAYPQLDNSNFDSWYTPSGKKYQQPGADDNTIWATANDGTTTTNSSNVTTYPYQNSGTDYLAQIVTKDLGNLAGLIGQRMGSGTLFTGKFVLNIANPSTSAQFGIPFTAKPKSFTVQIKYTAGTPYQDGKGKVIDKADQADIYVILENRDDPNAIKRIATGWHRTGTTMGMNLQNINVDLTYGTLNSSFPDYQKPSNGLYGNSNDKPTHISVVFASSADGILYEGGVNSTLYVNNFELKY from the coding sequence ATGAAAAATACATTCTTCTATAAAACATTAATTTTTATCTTATTATTAGTTGCAACTTCTTGTGTAAACGATACTTATTTTGGTAAATCTGATAAAAATGACATTCGTTATTTTACTCTACAAAACCAATCTGGATTTTCTAATATTAACATCAAAGCAAAGACCATTTCTATAACTATAAATGCCGAAACAGATCTAACAAAACTAGCTATTGATTCTGTTGCGTTGTCTACTTTTGCAACGCTTTCTCCAAATAAAGAAACAAGCAGAGATTTTACAACTCCGCAAACTTATACTGTTACTGCCGAAAATGGCGACAAGGCTACTTATACCGTTACAGTTATCCAAGAAGGAGCTTATCCACAATTAGATAACAGCAATTTTGATTCTTGGTACACTCCATCAGGAAAGAAATACCAACAACCAGGAGCTGACGATAATACAATTTGGGCAACTGCCAATGATGGAACTACGACTACAAACAGCTCTAATGTGACAACATATCCATATCAGAATTCTGGCACTGATTATCTGGCACAAATTGTTACCAAAGATTTAGGTAATCTAGCAGGATTAATTGGCCAACGCATGGGATCTGGTACTTTATTTACAGGTAAATTTGTTTTGAATATCGCAAATCCATCTACTTCTGCACAATTCGGAATTCCTTTTACCGCCAAACCAAAAAGCTTTACTGTTCAGATAAAATATACTGCGGGAACTCCATATCAAGATGGTAAAGGCAAGGTTATAGATAAAGCTGACCAAGCTGATATTTATGTGATTCTTGAAAACAGAGACGATCCAAATGCCATTAAACGCATCGCTACTGGCTGGCATAGAACTGGAACAACAATGGGTATGAATCTTCAAAATATTAATGTAGATTTGACCTACGGAACGTTAAACTCAAGTTTTCCTGATTATCAGAAACCTAGCAATGGACTTTATGGAAATTCCAACGACAAGCCTACACATATCAGCGTAGTTTTTGCCTCAAGTGCCGATGGAATTTTATATGAAGGTGGAGTAAATAGTACGTTATACGTGAATAATTTTGAACTTAAATATTAA
- a CDS encoding DUF4268 domain-containing protein translates to MYSKEESQKMKREFWVAFAEKYPRKWVLYDTKIKDFSFKFYVDNKKAQVLIDIEHRNDDKRNAYYEKLEALKNILEEEFIKDLVFEKEYTLESGKTISRIWIEKLGVGFSNRNYWDEIFDFYFEKMNALEMFYLEYDEFIKDIE, encoded by the coding sequence ATGTACAGTAAAGAAGAATCGCAGAAAATGAAAAGAGAATTTTGGGTGGCTTTTGCCGAGAAATACCCAAGAAAATGGGTGCTTTATGATACCAAAATTAAAGATTTCTCTTTTAAGTTTTATGTTGACAATAAAAAAGCACAAGTTTTAATCGATATTGAACATCGTAATGATGATAAACGAAATGCTTACTATGAAAAACTAGAAGCATTAAAAAATATTCTAGAAGAAGAATTCATTAAAGATCTTGTTTTTGAAAAAGAATATACTTTAGAAAGTGGTAAAACCATAAGCCGTATCTGGATTGAGAAACTAGGAGTTGGCTTTAGTAATCGTAACTATTGGGATGAAATATTCGACTTTTACTTCGAAAAAATGAATGCGCTAGAAATGTTCTATCTAGAATATGATGAATTTATTAAGGACATAGAATAG
- a CDS encoding NAD(P)H-dependent flavin oxidoreductase, whose translation MNKITTLFNIKYPIIQAGMIWNSGYKLASAVSNAGGLGIIGAGSMYPEVLREHIQKCKKETSNPFGVNVPMLYPNIEEIMKIIVDEGVKIVFTSAGNPKTWTSFLKEKGITVVHVVSSTIFALKAQEAGVDAIVAEGFEAGGHNGRDETTTFTLIPMVREKIAIPLIAAGGIATGRGMLAAMVLGADGVQVGSRFAASTESSAHDNFKQTIVDVKEGDTQLTLKELAPVRLIKNKFYQDVQALYEKCPTKEELVELLGRARAKRGMFEGDLDEGELEIGQVAGLIHDIKPAATILEEMILEFHEVRKQTVNLDF comes from the coding sequence ATGAATAAAATAACAACTCTATTTAATATAAAGTATCCAATAATTCAAGCAGGAATGATTTGGAATAGTGGTTACAAACTGGCAAGTGCAGTAAGTAATGCTGGAGGTCTTGGAATAATAGGAGCGGGCTCGATGTATCCAGAAGTATTGCGTGAGCACATACAAAAATGTAAAAAAGAAACTTCAAATCCTTTTGGTGTAAATGTACCAATGCTTTATCCTAACATTGAGGAGATAATGAAAATTATTGTAGATGAAGGAGTTAAAATAGTATTTACATCGGCTGGAAATCCTAAAACATGGACTTCTTTTTTGAAAGAAAAGGGAATCACAGTCGTACATGTGGTAAGTAGTACTATTTTTGCCTTAAAAGCTCAAGAAGCAGGCGTCGATGCTATTGTAGCCGAAGGATTCGAAGCTGGAGGACATAATGGTCGAGACGAAACAACAACTTTTACATTGATCCCAATGGTACGCGAAAAAATTGCCATTCCGCTTATAGCAGCGGGAGGAATTGCAACAGGAAGAGGAATGCTTGCAGCGATGGTTTTGGGGGCTGATGGAGTTCAGGTTGGTAGTCGTTTTGCGGCTTCAACAGAATCTTCGGCACATGATAATTTTAAGCAAACGATTGTTGATGTAAAAGAGGGAGATACTCAATTGACATTAAAAGAGTTGGCTCCGGTTCGATTAATCAAGAATAAATTTTATCAAGATGTTCAGGCATTGTATGAAAAGTGTCCGACAAAAGAGGAACTTGTAGAGCTCCTTGGAAGAGCAAGAGCAAAGCGTGGCATGTTTGAAGGAGATTTGGATGAAGGAGAACTAGAAATCGGACAAGTAGCAGGACTTATTCATGATATTAAACCTGCCGCAACCATTCTTGAAGAAATGATTTTGGAATTTCATGAGGTACGTAAACAAACAGTAAACTTAGATTTCTAG
- a CDS encoding S8 family serine peptidase — MKRYFLFLFLIISSATFSQEEAWVYFNGKPNAQVYYDNPLLMLTQRALDRRSNQKIALDIKDIPVETTYINQVKASAGITVMAQSKWLNALHIRGTQANINSLKLLAFVSKVDFANNALNSTAKKITSDKVKITDKNLKTAVNYSYGTSANQIQMLNGQILHEQNYTGSGKIIAVLDAGFPGVNTASTFERLRVNNKILGGYNYVLRSPNFNTGDSHGTEVLSTMGGYKENALVGTAPDASYYLFITEDDASENPVEESLWVEAAEEADRLGADIITTSLGYFEYDNPNYSHVYSDMNGTTNFISRGAEIAFSKGMIVVASAGNEGDELEKHIGAPADAMSVITVGSVTASKMVSNFSSIGPSYDGRIKPDVMAQGSAAVVSDVSGNIVRINGTSFSCPIMAGTIACLWQAFPNKTNQEIRQLVLQSSDRYTSPNVQYGYGIPNFSLALNTGLDVESIEKTNFLVYPNPTKSSISFVLSKEVNVALVCVYSLLGQKVIEKEITNQSSLVSLQSLNSGIYFYTLEAGNFYKTGKIIKQ, encoded by the coding sequence ATGAAAAGATATTTCCTATTTCTCTTTTTAATCATATCGTCTGCGACTTTCTCGCAAGAAGAAGCATGGGTTTATTTTAACGGTAAACCCAATGCTCAAGTCTATTACGATAATCCTTTGTTGATGCTTACGCAAAGAGCTTTGGATAGGAGGAGCAACCAAAAGATAGCTTTAGATATTAAAGATATTCCTGTTGAAACTACTTATATCAATCAGGTAAAAGCAAGCGCTGGAATCACTGTTATGGCACAATCCAAATGGTTAAACGCACTTCATATCCGAGGCACGCAAGCAAATATCAATTCACTAAAGTTACTTGCATTTGTATCTAAAGTTGATTTTGCAAATAATGCATTAAACAGTACAGCAAAAAAAATAACATCAGATAAAGTAAAAATTACAGATAAAAATCTTAAAACTGCTGTAAATTACTCTTATGGTACATCTGCAAACCAGATTCAAATGCTAAATGGGCAAATTTTGCACGAACAAAATTATACAGGCTCAGGTAAAATAATAGCTGTTCTTGATGCTGGTTTCCCGGGAGTCAATACTGCAAGTACTTTTGAGCGTTTGCGAGTTAATAATAAAATCTTAGGCGGTTATAATTATGTTTTAAGAAGCCCTAACTTCAATACAGGAGATTCACACGGTACAGAAGTGCTCTCTACAATGGGAGGATACAAAGAAAATGCTTTGGTAGGAACTGCTCCCGATGCTTCTTATTACTTATTCATCACAGAAGATGATGCTTCGGAGAATCCTGTTGAAGAATCGCTTTGGGTTGAAGCAGCAGAAGAAGCTGATAGATTAGGAGCTGATATTATTACAACTTCTTTGGGCTATTTCGAATACGACAATCCAAATTACAGTCATGTGTATAGTGATATGAATGGTACAACCAACTTTATATCGAGAGGAGCAGAAATTGCTTTTAGTAAAGGAATGATTGTAGTTGCGTCTGCAGGTAATGAAGGAGATGAATTAGAGAAACATATTGGCGCTCCCGCCGATGCAATGTCGGTAATTACAGTGGGTTCAGTGACTGCTTCTAAAATGGTATCGAATTTCAGTTCTATTGGTCCTAGTTATGATGGTAGAATTAAGCCAGATGTCATGGCACAAGGAAGTGCAGCTGTAGTTTCGGATGTTTCGGGGAATATTGTTAGAATAAATGGAACTTCATTTTCATGTCCAATAATGGCAGGTACAATCGCTTGTTTATGGCAGGCTTTTCCAAACAAAACAAATCAGGAAATTAGGCAATTGGTTTTGCAATCATCTGATAGATACACATCTCCAAATGTTCAATATGGTTACGGAATACCAAATTTTAGCTTGGCTTTAAATACTGGATTAGATGTAGAGTCAATTGAAAAAACAAATTTTTTGGTATATCCTAATCCAACTAAATCTTCAATTTCATTTGTGTTATCAAAAGAGGTTAATGTAGCATTAGTATGTGTATATTCTTTACTCGGGCAAAAGGTAATTGAAAAAGAAATTACAAATCAGTCATCATTAGTTTCGTTACAATCGTTAAATTCAGGAATTTATTTTTATACTTTAGAGGCAGGTAACTTCTACAAAACAGGAAAAATCATAAAACAATAA
- the mnmA gene encoding tRNA 2-thiouridine(34) synthase MnmA produces MKRVVVGLSGGVDSSVAAYLLQQQGYEVIGLFMKNWHDDSVTISNECPWLEDSNDALLVAEKLGIPFQTVDLSEEYKEKIVDYMFNEYEKGRTPNPDVLCNREIKFDVFMKIALSLGADYVATGHYCQKAEIEVNGEKVYQLIAGADTNKDQSYFLCQLSQEQLAKSLFPIGALTKPEVREIATEMDLVTAEKKDSQGLCFIGKVRLPEFLQQQLQPKDGLIVQIDKNDPIYNSEKETGLSLEKELEFESQKLPYTPKMGKVVGKHQGAHYFTIGQRKGLNVGGTTDPLFIIATNVETNTIYTGLTSQHPGLFKKALFIENSEVHWIRTDMALKNGEQMEVMARIRYRQPLQKATLYQFEGGMYIHFDEPQSAITEGQFAAWYLDNELVGSGVIS; encoded by the coding sequence ATGAAACGTGTTGTAGTAGGACTTTCTGGAGGTGTTGATTCAAGTGTTGCCGCTTATTTGTTGCAACAACAAGGATACGAGGTTATTGGCCTTTTTATGAAGAATTGGCATGATGATTCAGTTACAATTTCTAACGAATGCCCTTGGTTAGAAGATAGTAATGATGCTTTATTGGTAGCCGAGAAACTTGGAATTCCATTTCAAACCGTTGATTTAAGCGAAGAATACAAAGAAAAAATCGTTGATTATATGTTCAACGAATATGAAAAAGGACGCACACCAAACCCAGATGTGTTATGTAATCGTGAGATTAAATTTGATGTTTTTATGAAAATTGCATTAAGTCTTGGAGCAGATTATGTAGCAACAGGACATTATTGTCAAAAAGCAGAAATTGAGGTTAACGGCGAAAAAGTATACCAACTTATTGCCGGAGCCGATACTAATAAAGATCAATCTTATTTTTTATGTCAGTTGTCACAAGAGCAATTGGCTAAATCATTATTTCCTATTGGCGCATTAACAAAACCAGAAGTACGAGAAATTGCTACCGAAATGGATTTGGTTACTGCCGAAAAGAAAGATTCGCAAGGTTTGTGTTTCATTGGAAAAGTGCGTTTGCCTGAGTTTTTACAACAACAATTGCAACCTAAAGATGGTTTAATTGTACAAATAGATAAAAACGATCCAATATATAATTCAGAAAAAGAAACAGGTTTATCTCTTGAAAAAGAATTAGAATTTGAGTCTCAAAAACTACCTTATACACCAAAAATGGGTAAAGTAGTAGGAAAACATCAAGGAGCACATTATTTTACAATTGGTCAACGAAAAGGACTTAATGTGGGGGGAACAACAGATCCGTTGTTTATCATTGCAACCAACGTAGAAACAAATACAATTTACACAGGATTAACGAGTCAACATCCAGGTTTATTTAAAAAAGCATTATTTATCGAAAATTCAGAAGTACACTGGATTCGAACAGATATGGCTTTAAAAAACGGTGAACAAATGGAAGTAATGGCAAGAATTCGTTACCGTCAACCCTTACAGAAAGCAACCTTATACCAATTTGAAGGAGGTATGTATATTCACTTCGATGAACCACAATCAGCTATAACCGAAGGACAATTTGCTGCTTGGTATTTAGATAATGAATTAGTTGGTTCGGGAGTAATTTCTTAG
- a CDS encoding toxin-antitoxin system YwqK family antitoxin, with the protein MICKKILLGLLLLNAFFINAQTVNKLDENGKKDGPWKGTYEESKRPRYEGIFNHGKETGVFKFYDDTKAASVIATRDFSANDGSAYTIFYDQAKNKVSEGKVINKLFEGEWKYYHQASPTVMTIENYSKGKLNGLRSVFYPNGKIAEEMNYAKDVKEGAYKRFAENGNILEQLNYKNNELDGDAVFNNSNGVVASKGIFRKGKKMGNWQFFESGKLVKEVNMSDPKNTNETATKVEKKKK; encoded by the coding sequence ATGATTTGTAAAAAAATATTACTTGGGTTATTATTGTTAAATGCTTTTTTTATAAATGCACAAACAGTAAATAAGCTAGATGAAAACGGAAAAAAGGATGGACCTTGGAAAGGAACTTATGAGGAGTCAAAAAGACCTCGTTATGAAGGAATTTTTAATCATGGTAAGGAAACGGGTGTTTTTAAGTTTTATGATGATACGAAAGCAGCTAGTGTGATTGCAACAAGAGATTTTAGTGCAAATGATGGCAGTGCTTATACTATTTTTTACGATCAAGCTAAGAACAAAGTAAGCGAAGGTAAAGTCATTAATAAACTTTTTGAGGGCGAATGGAAGTATTACCATCAAGCATCGCCAACTGTAATGACAATTGAAAATTATAGTAAAGGAAAACTAAATGGTTTACGATCAGTTTTTTATCCAAATGGGAAAATTGCTGAAGAAATGAATTATGCAAAAGATGTAAAAGAAGGTGCTTATAAAAGATTTGCTGAAAACGGAAACATTTTGGAACAACTGAACTATAAAAATAACGAACTCGATGGAGATGCTGTTTTTAATAACTCGAATGGTGTTGTTGCTTCAAAAGGAATATTCAGGAAAGGAAAAAAAATGGGTAATTGGCAGTTTTTTGAAAGTGGAAAACTAGTAAAAGAAGTCAATATGAGTGACCCAAAAAACACAAATGAAACCGCTACCAAGGTTGAAAAGAAAAAAAAATAA